From the Burkholderia ubonensis subsp. mesacidophila genome, the window GAGCAGGAACAGCATGTAGAAGCCGTCGTACAGCAGGTCGAGCAGCGAGCGCGCCTGGAACGAGGCATCCGTCGACGCGGGGGCAAGGGGAGTCGGCGCGTTGTCGCCGAACAGGGAAGGCGCGTAGCTCATGATGTGACCGCGATCAGTTCGAACTTCAGGTCATTGATGCCAGTCGGCGCGTAGATCATCGCGGACTGGGCCTGCAGCATGCGCTCGTACAGCGGGCCGCGCGCATCGAGCGCGAAGTAGCATGCGCCCGGGCGGACCGGAATCGCGGGCGGCACCTGCGGCGTGTACGCGAGGCGCACGCCGGGCATGGCCGACAGCACGAGCTTGTCGACGTCGTCGGGCGCGCCGACCTTGAAGCGGGCCGGCACGGCCTCGACGAGCTCGACGCTCGGCAGGTCCGCGGATACCGCGAGGTAGAACGCGGTCTTCTCGTCGATCTTGCCGGAATCGAGCCGGCCGAGATGGAACGACGGGCGCACCTCGTCGAGCGTGATCGCGAAGTAGCGCGTCGAGATCACGGTGTCGAGCAGCTCGCGCAGGATCAGGTCGAGACGCGCGAAGCCCGGGCCCGGATCGTCGTGGCGGTACGCGGGCAGGTCGGCGAGCGTGTAGCCCTTCGAGAACGTCATCAGCTGGCCGGCGAGGCGCAGCAGTTCCTGGAACAGCCGCTCCGGATGCAGCGCGGCATGCTGGTGCAGGTGCGCGAGCGTCGCGAACGCGGCGTTCGCGGTGTGCAGCAGCCAGAACGACGCGATGTCGCCCGAGCGGAATTCGATGATGTTCTTCGACGGCTCGCGGTGAAAGCCATACAGCGCATTCACCTTCGCCTGCAGCGCGTCGATCAGCTGGCGCAGCCGCTGGTGCAGGATCGGCGACGCCTCGATCGCGAGGCACGGCGGCACGAAGCTGTCGTCGATCTCGAAGCCGGACGTCGCGGTGCGGCGCACGCGCACGAGCGGAACCGACAGCAGCTGGTCGCGCGGCTCGCTGTGCGCGATCAGCTTGACCTGCGTCTTCAGGAACGTGACGTCGGCCTCGGCCGCGTCGGTGAAGTTGTCGGCGACGCTCGTCTGCTCGCTGACGAAGCGCGTCGTGAAGCCGGTCGCCGGATCGTCGTTGTAGTTCGCGCCGTTCTCGCGCAGCGGGTGCAGCGCGAGGTAGAACACGAACTCGTTGATGCCCTCCGGCAGCGTGTCGAGCGCGACCGGCGGCGCCAGGTCGTCCGCCTGCGGCGCCGCGTACAGCGCGCCGTCCGGAAACACGAGCGACAGCTCGGCCAGGCGCAGCACGTTGCTGCCGAGCGCGTCGCGGTCGACGCGCACCGTGCGCACGCCCCAGTTGTACGGCTGGATCGCCTGGATGGATTCGAACAGGCGCGCCTCATGGTACGCATCCTGTCGCTGGAAGTGTTGAGGCCGAAGGAACAGCCCCTCTCCCCATAGCACCTTGGCCGAATAACTCATGTCAAACCCGGTTAATGTCGTGATGCGAAGTAATCGATTTGCTCGCGCCCGAATTAAATCGCCAATTGTTAACTCTTGTTAATTGACATTCATGCGTCATGCTTAACCGCAGCTGACCGACGAAAGCATATTGAGCGGTTGCGAGGGCGCACCTTGTTGCGGCGCGATGACGGTGCCGCCGGTGACGGTCATCGCGCAATTATGCAGGCCGATGATTATGCCGGATTTCTCCGACTTCGCCGGATCGAATGTCAGTTTCCAGCGCTGCAGCGCCGGGTCGCGGAACAGCGCGACGATACCGAACGCCTGCGCTTCGCGCGACACCTTTTCGGTCGCCGTATAGCGCTGGCCCGGAATCAGCGTGATTTCGCGCACGTTCAGCAAGTCCGCGCCCAATGCGGCCTTTTCCTTGTTCGGATCGGTAAAACTGTCGAACGGCGCCTGCTGGAACGAGGTCGGGTCCTTCAGCGCATAGAGGCGCACGACGAGCGCGAGCGGCTTGTTGTCGTTCGCGGCGTTCAGGTTCGGCGCAGCGGCGAGCGTGAGGCCGAGGTTGCGCGGCGGCTTCTGCGAATCGGGCAGTTCGGGCTTGCCGACGCCGGCGGCCTGCATCACCGCGCTCGCGGCCGAGCCGATCAGCGGGGCGGCCACGCATCCGGCCAGAAGTGCGCAGGCGGCCAGCGGCAGCGCATAGCGAATCATGAGCGATTTCATCGTTGTTTCCGGCTTGCCGCCTTTTACTCCCTGTCAAAACTACCAGTCATTGCCGCATCCGTCGGAATGGCCGGATTTTCATCGTTCAGCTATTAAGCAAGGCACGCATCCGTCGCGGTGGTGGTCGGCAAATTTTTCCGTATTCCGGATCGCGCGTTGCATCGCGAGTAAAACTTGCGCATCCGATCCCGAGCGCCTCCATCCACTCTGACGCGCGACGTCATGTGAGGGGCAGCGCGCGGATTTATAAGGAATTACCTTGCACGCGGCGATTGAATTATGAAAAATTGATCGGTACTATACCCGCGCGCTTCTCGCAAAGCAAAAGAACCAGATTCTCAACGATTTAAAACTCACGCGCCGGTGGATATAACGATGAAAGACCGTCTCTTCGCAAAACTTTCTGGGGTCGTGGTGGCTTGCGGCGTGATCGCCGGCTGTGCAAGCACGCCCACGCCGCCGAGCGCCGAGGTGTTCAACAAGTCGCTGGCCGACGCGGACGCCGTTGCGAAGGCAGGCGACCAGGACCGCGCGCTGGGCCTGTACCAGGCGCTGGCGAAGGCGGACCCGACGCGCGAGGAGCCGTGGTCGCGCATCGCGCAGATCCAGTTCGCGCAGAACCATTACGGCCAGGCGATCGTCGCCGCGCAGGAAGCGCTGGAGCGCGACAAGACCGACCGCCAGGCGAAGAGCGTGCTGGCCGTCGCCGGCCTGCGGATCGCGACGCAATCGCTCGGCGAGCTGCGCCAGGATTCGTCGCTCGCGGGCGACGCGAAGTCGGACGCGCAGCAACTCGCCAAGCAACTGCGCGACACGCTCGGCGAATCCTCGCTGTTCCCGCCGGAGCAGCGCACCGGGAAGGTGCGGCAGACGCGCCGCACGGTTCATCGGGCGAAGGGGGCGGCCGCGCCGGCCGCCGAAGCCGCGGCGCCGACCGCGCCGGCCGCGAACGCGGCAGCACCCGCCACCGCGCCGCAGAAGGGCGGGGCGGACCCGTTCAGCGCGCTGCGCTGATCGGCACGACAACCACATGACAATCTGAACCTGGGAGCCGTCGATGGCCAAGAACGAGAGCATTCAGAAGCGCCTGCAGAAAATACGGCCGCCGCGCGTCCAGCTGACCTACGAGGTCGAGAAGGGCGACGCGATCGAGGTGAAGGAACTGCCGTTCGTCGTCGGGGTGGTCGGCGATCTGGCGGGCCAGTCGGAAGTCGAGCAGCCGAAGCTGCGCGACCGCAAGTTCGTCAACATCGATCGCGACAACTTCGACGACGTGATGAAGGCGATCGAGCCGCGCGCCGTGTTCCAGGTGGAAAACCGCCTGAGCGAAGGCGGCGGCAAGTTCGCGGTCGACCTGAAGTTCCGCGCGCTGTCGGATTTCAATCCGGACGACGTGGTCCAGCAGGTCGAGCCGCTGCGCCGCCTGCTCGAGGCGCGCTCGAAGCTCGCCGACCTGCGCAACAAGCTCGCCGGCAACGACAAGCTCGAGGACCTGCTCTCCGAGGTGCTGCAGAACACGCAGCAGCTCCAGGAGCTCGCCAAGGGCACCGAGGGTGGCAAAGACGGCGACAAAGACGGCGAATGACGACGGGGTGTTGAGATGAACCAGCAAACGGCTGCGGCCCAGACGAGCGGCGCGGAATACGCCGCCGGGACTTCGCTGCTCGACGAGATCGTCGAGAAGAGCAAGGTCGCGAAATCCGATTCCGAGCATGCCCGCGCGAAGGACCTGATCGGCGAACTCGTGCACCAGGTGCTCGACGGCACGGTGATC encodes:
- the tssJ gene encoding type VI secretion system lipoprotein TssJ; translated protein: MIRYALPLAACALLAGCVAAPLIGSAASAVMQAAGVGKPELPDSQKPPRNLGLTLAAAPNLNAANDNKPLALVVRLYALKDPTSFQQAPFDSFTDPNKEKAALGADLLNVREITLIPGQRYTATEKVSREAQAFGIVALFRDPALQRWKLTFDPAKSEKSGIIIGLHNCAMTVTGGTVIAPQQGAPSQPLNMLSSVSCG
- a CDS encoding tetratricopeptide repeat protein, giving the protein MKDRLFAKLSGVVVACGVIAGCASTPTPPSAEVFNKSLADADAVAKAGDQDRALGLYQALAKADPTREEPWSRIAQIQFAQNHYGQAIVAAQEALERDKTDRQAKSVLAVAGLRIATQSLGELRQDSSLAGDAKSDAQQLAKQLRDTLGESSLFPPEQRTGKVRQTRRTVHRAKGAAAPAAEAAAPTAPAANAAAPATAPQKGGADPFSALR
- the tssK gene encoding type VI secretion system baseplate subunit TssK yields the protein MSYSAKVLWGEGLFLRPQHFQRQDAYHEARLFESIQAIQPYNWGVRTVRVDRDALGSNVLRLAELSLVFPDGALYAAPQADDLAPPVALDTLPEGINEFVFYLALHPLRENGANYNDDPATGFTTRFVSEQTSVADNFTDAAEADVTFLKTQVKLIAHSEPRDQLLSVPLVRVRRTATSGFEIDDSFVPPCLAIEASPILHQRLRQLIDALQAKVNALYGFHREPSKNIIEFRSGDIASFWLLHTANAAFATLAHLHQHAALHPERLFQELLRLAGQLMTFSKGYTLADLPAYRHDDPGPGFARLDLILRELLDTVISTRYFAITLDEVRPSFHLGRLDSGKIDEKTAFYLAVSADLPSVELVEAVPARFKVGAPDDVDKLVLSAMPGVRLAYTPQVPPAIPVRPGACYFALDARGPLYERMLQAQSAMIYAPTGINDLKFELIAVTS
- the tssB gene encoding type VI secretion system contractile sheath small subunit codes for the protein MAKNESIQKRLQKIRPPRVQLTYEVEKGDAIEVKELPFVVGVVGDLAGQSEVEQPKLRDRKFVNIDRDNFDDVMKAIEPRAVFQVENRLSEGGGKFAVDLKFRALSDFNPDDVVQQVEPLRRLLEARSKLADLRNKLAGNDKLEDLLSEVLQNTQQLQELAKGTEGGKDGDKDGE